The following coding sequences lie in one Halomonas sp. 'Soap Lake #6' genomic window:
- a CDS encoding NCS1 family nucleobase:cation symporter-1, protein MTGSTSQMVDKEGLIELDVKADVRGSSRFNEDIAPTQASERTWSKWNIAALWVGMSICVPTYTLGGVLTAYFGLSVGEALFAILLANVIVLIPLTLNAFPGTKFGIPFPVVLRSSFGILGSNVPCLIRALVGCGWFGIQTMFGGLAIHLLLSALIPAWAALGGVGEVIGFFVFGAMNLYVVIRGAESIKWLETLAAPLLLAVGIGLMMWAWPHMSMTELLAQPPSRPEGASVYGYFFAGLTAMVGFWATLSLNIPDFSRFAKSQKDQIVGQVIGLPLTMFFFAALGVVLTAASESLVGQTIADPVNLIGMINSPFWVVLAMLLIIIATLSTNTAANIVSPTNDFQNIAPKWINQTRGVLLTGAVGVLLMGYDLLQKAGVITQGASLEQMYSNWLLGYSSLLGPIAGIMAVDYFLIKKQRLDVPSLYMDNHAYPAVNAAGFIAFGVPVLLTLVSLLTGTMNWFYNYGWFTGSALGAIIYYIASQVLATSSQVGPVPLVASDVAKQP, encoded by the coding sequence ATGACTGGCTCAACATCCCAAATGGTAGATAAAGAGGGGTTAATTGAACTTGATGTGAAAGCGGACGTGCGTGGTAGCTCCCGCTTTAACGAGGATATCGCGCCCACTCAGGCTAGCGAGCGCACCTGGAGCAAATGGAACATAGCAGCGTTGTGGGTAGGCATGTCGATTTGTGTGCCCACCTATACGCTGGGAGGCGTGCTAACCGCCTACTTCGGATTAAGTGTGGGTGAGGCGCTGTTTGCTATCTTGCTGGCAAATGTGATCGTGCTGATCCCTCTTACCTTAAACGCTTTTCCTGGCACTAAATTTGGCATTCCCTTTCCTGTCGTATTGCGCTCCTCATTCGGTATCTTAGGCTCTAATGTGCCTTGTTTAATACGCGCACTTGTAGGTTGTGGCTGGTTTGGTATTCAGACCATGTTTGGTGGTTTAGCCATTCACCTGCTGCTTTCAGCACTGATTCCTGCCTGGGCAGCCTTGGGCGGTGTGGGGGAGGTGATCGGCTTTTTTGTATTTGGCGCGATGAATCTCTATGTGGTCATTCGTGGAGCTGAGTCGATTAAGTGGCTGGAAACGCTGGCGGCACCGCTGCTGCTTGCCGTTGGTATCGGACTCATGATGTGGGCGTGGCCACATATGTCGATGACTGAGCTGCTGGCGCAGCCGCCATCACGCCCTGAGGGTGCCTCGGTATATGGTTATTTCTTTGCAGGCTTGACCGCTATGGTGGGTTTTTGGGCGACGCTGTCGTTGAATATTCCTGACTTTAGCCGTTTTGCCAAAAGCCAGAAGGACCAAATTGTGGGGCAAGTGATTGGCTTACCGTTAACGATGTTTTTCTTTGCCGCATTAGGGGTGGTGCTCACCGCAGCGTCTGAGTCGTTAGTGGGACAAACAATTGCTGACCCGGTCAACCTGATCGGTATGATCAATAGCCCCTTTTGGGTTGTGTTAGCGATGTTGTTAATTATTATTGCAACGCTTTCTACCAATACCGCCGCTAATATTGTGTCTCCCACTAATGACTTTCAGAACATCGCTCCCAAATGGATTAACCAAACCCGCGGCGTACTACTCACGGGGGCGGTAGGTGTGTTGCTGATGGGTTACGATCTTTTGCAAAAAGCGGGGGTGATTACTCAAGGTGCTTCGCTAGAGCAAATGTACTCTAACTGGCTGCTGGGTTACTCCAGCCTGCTAGGCCCTATTGCTGGCATTATGGCGGTGGATTACTTCCTGATTAAAAAGCAGCGCTTGGATGTACCGAGCCTATATATGGATAACCACGCCTATCCTGCGGTGAATGCTGCTGGGTTTATTGCCTTTGGTGTTCCGGTATTACTTACGTTGGTTTCGCTGCTAACAGGCACGATGAACTGGTTTTACAACTACGGCTGGTTTACAGGCTCAGCGCTGGGGGCAATTATTTATTATATAGCAAGCCAAGTGCTCGCAACGTCTTCCCAGGTAGGGCCTGTGCCACTGGTCGCTAGTGACGTGGCAAAACAGCCATAA
- a CDS encoding CobW family GTP-binding protein — MPAPTHVPVHIITGFLGSGKTTLIHSLIEQKPVGEKWAILVNEFGQIGIDQAMFEQRDDVVVKGLPGGCLCCQLAFVLQAALVNLLARSKPDRVIIEPSGLGHPAGLLDLLRGETFQDVVAVHDIIATLDPRRLDEPRALAHETFQDQLAMADAVVITMREQATPEQLENAQHFAEALWPPRKWIHHANAEQLSIARLLQSGKAASKSANVPAAHQQQAAVPSLEGHFFDFPPPLGKPQHETASALGYTSTGMRWHPSECFDLDCLATWLGELPAAARVKGVFHTGHGWKRLNRANGTLSVESCAWRQDSRLEVILPDTLAAPRMDIEACLLSSPTG; from the coding sequence TTGCCAGCACCAACACACGTGCCGGTGCATATCATCACCGGCTTTTTAGGTAGTGGTAAGACCACACTTATCCATAGCCTGATCGAACAGAAGCCTGTGGGAGAGAAATGGGCAATTTTAGTCAATGAGTTTGGCCAAATCGGCATTGATCAAGCAATGTTCGAGCAGCGCGATGATGTCGTAGTAAAAGGCTTGCCAGGCGGCTGTCTGTGCTGCCAACTTGCATTTGTTCTTCAAGCGGCTCTGGTTAATCTATTGGCACGCAGCAAGCCTGACCGAGTGATTATCGAACCTTCGGGCCTGGGCCACCCAGCAGGTCTGCTTGATCTGTTACGTGGCGAGACGTTTCAAGATGTCGTAGCGGTGCATGACATTATCGCCACTCTTGACCCTCGCCGCCTAGACGAACCGCGTGCGCTGGCCCATGAGACATTTCAAGACCAGCTTGCCATGGCCGATGCTGTCGTCATCACCATGCGGGAACAAGCCACTCCTGAGCAGCTTGAAAACGCTCAGCACTTCGCCGAAGCGCTCTGGCCACCACGCAAGTGGATACACCACGCCAACGCTGAGCAATTGTCGATTGCCCGCTTACTGCAGAGCGGTAAAGCAGCTTCGAAAAGTGCTAACGTGCCAGCGGCACACCAACAGCAAGCTGCCGTCCCCAGCCTGGAGGGCCATTTTTTTGACTTCCCTCCCCCGCTTGGCAAACCCCAGCATGAAACCGCCAGCGCCCTTGGCTATACCAGTACAGGAATGCGCTGGCACCCGAGTGAATGCTTCGATCTTGACTGCTTAGCGACCTGGCTGGGCGAGCTACCCGCTGCAGCGCGGGTAAAAGGTGTGTTTCACACAGGACATGGCTGGAAACGGCTGAACCGCGCTAACGGAACTCTTAGCGTAGAGAGCTGCGCCTGGCGGCAGGACTCACGCTTGGAAGTTATTCTCCCCGATACACTGGCAGCACCTCGCATGGATATCGAAGCTTGCCTGCTATCCAGCCCAACCGGTTAA
- the moaA gene encoding GTP 3',8-cyclase MoaA — MTNQQFLQQSPQQSPQQRPAKQLIDGFGRRISYVRISVTDRCDFRCVYCMSEEMTFLPRAQVLTLEELAMVARAFTELGVEKIRLTGGEPLVRKGIEQLVEEIGTLPGLTDFTMTTNAASLRKYARQLYASGLRRLNISLDSLDPERFKQLTRTGDLAKVIDGIHAAQEAGFKRIKLNAVILKGRNDDEVIDLVAFARKKGLDISFIEEMPLGDVSDHSRAETFCSSDDVQALIETRYPLIPTTETTPGPSRYFKMADSNSRVGFISPHSHNFCDTCNRVRVTVEGRLLLCLGNEHSVDLRAVLRRYPGDMQALKTAIIKALPLKPERHHFTTDGDVQVVRFMNMTGG; from the coding sequence ATGACCAACCAACAATTCCTACAACAATCCCCACAACAGTCCCCACAACAACGGCCTGCCAAGCAACTGATCGACGGCTTTGGTCGACGCATTAGTTATGTGCGTATCTCGGTGACGGATCGCTGTGACTTTCGCTGCGTGTACTGCATGAGCGAGGAGATGACGTTTCTGCCTCGCGCTCAAGTACTTACGCTGGAAGAACTAGCAATGGTCGCCCGCGCGTTTACCGAACTGGGTGTTGAAAAAATCCGCCTAACCGGCGGCGAACCACTGGTGCGTAAAGGTATTGAACAGTTAGTGGAAGAGATAGGCACGCTACCAGGGCTTACCGACTTCACCATGACCACCAACGCTGCCAGCCTGCGAAAATATGCCAGGCAGCTTTATGCTAGCGGCCTGCGCAGGCTGAATATCAGCCTGGACTCTCTTGACCCTGAGCGCTTCAAACAGTTGACCCGCACCGGCGACTTGGCCAAGGTCATTGATGGCATTCACGCTGCCCAGGAAGCGGGCTTTAAACGTATTAAGCTCAATGCAGTGATCTTAAAAGGCCGCAATGACGATGAGGTTATCGACCTAGTGGCGTTTGCCCGCAAGAAAGGGCTGGATATTAGCTTTATTGAAGAGATGCCGCTGGGCGACGTTTCTGATCACTCCCGTGCGGAGACCTTCTGCTCCAGCGACGATGTTCAGGCGCTGATTGAAACCCGCTATCCGCTCATTCCCACCACCGAAACCACCCCCGGCCCATCGCGCTATTTTAAGATGGCCGATAGCAACAGCCGTGTGGGATTTATCTCTCCCCATAGCCACAACTTTTGTGACACCTGTAATCGTGTCCGCGTAACAGTGGAAGGCCGCTTACTGCTCTGTTTAGGTAACGAACATTCGGTGGATCTGCGCGCCGTGCTGCGCCGCTACCCAGGGGATATGCAGGCGCTAAAAACAGCCATTATCAAGGCCCTGCCGCTGAAACCTGAGCGCCACCACTTCACCACCGATGGTGATGTGCAGGTCGTCCGTTTTATGAATATGACAGGGGGCTAA
- a CDS encoding LysR family transcriptional regulator: MAPLGQMSDYEIRLVRIFKTVVECGGFTAAETALGISRSAISQHMNDLEGRLGFSLCQRGRGGFSLTEEGKEIYQAGLTLLTALETFKSDVNALHHSIKGELNIGITDNLVTLPDMHVTHALAELTAPHHSVTVNIHMEPSDAVIRGVMDGHLHVGVVPAVNLPTSLETRLLYDEPSYLYCSADHPLFDSPDEAISAAQIASAPAIAPRYPLPSNARQAHDTLTPQASASDREGAAFLILTGRFIGFLPEHVAAQWVAAGKMRALHASTQHYRTPFVLITRHDRRPNRVVNAFLSFLKQPG; encoded by the coding sequence ATGGCACCGCTTGGCCAAATGAGCGACTACGAAATACGCCTCGTACGTATTTTCAAAACCGTGGTGGAGTGCGGAGGTTTCACTGCTGCTGAAACCGCTTTGGGCATCAGCCGCTCGGCGATTAGCCAACATATGAATGATTTAGAAGGAAGGCTGGGGTTTTCACTCTGCCAGCGCGGGCGTGGTGGATTTAGTTTAACCGAAGAAGGTAAGGAAATTTACCAGGCGGGTTTGACGCTTCTAACAGCTCTTGAAACCTTTAAAAGCGATGTGAACGCGCTACACCATAGCATTAAGGGCGAGCTAAATATCGGTATTACCGATAACTTAGTTACCTTACCCGATATGCACGTTACTCACGCGCTCGCCGAATTAACCGCGCCCCATCATAGCGTCACCGTTAATATTCATATGGAGCCATCGGATGCGGTGATCCGTGGAGTTATGGACGGCCACTTGCACGTGGGCGTAGTACCGGCAGTTAACCTACCTACGAGCTTGGAAACCCGGTTGCTGTATGATGAGCCCTCCTACCTGTACTGTTCAGCGGACCATCCGTTGTTTGATTCGCCCGACGAGGCAATAAGTGCTGCTCAAATCGCTAGCGCTCCAGCCATTGCCCCACGCTACCCTCTGCCAAGTAATGCCCGCCAGGCACACGATACGCTAACCCCACAGGCGTCGGCTTCCGACCGCGAAGGCGCTGCATTTTTAATTCTTACAGGACGCTTTATCGGCTTTCTGCCTGAGCACGTAGCCGCCCAGTGGGTAGCGGCAGGCAAAATGCGCGCGCTCCACGCATCCACCCAGCACTATCGTACGCCATTCGTCCTGATCACTCGCCATGATCGCCGCCCCAACCGAGTGGTGAATGCTTTTCTGAGCTTCCTTAAACAGCCAGGATAA
- a CDS encoding bifunctional diguanylate cyclase/phosphodiesterase, which produces MSITSTDVNNKALNAVNNYRQQRRNVIAFYVLALVVTTVLFGWLLHEQYKQEIEAAESRITARANVVSEWAMGVFAQSGQALFGLSELLAIQGMPDSGHVQALQHSLANLTLYVPMVDNVSVFGPEGHSLASGRSNRSAGLDISETIFFNALKQGEQQELITPLYWSANDQRHYLYHGRRLESPSGDFTGVVISSIAPEVFAESLEQMSVHDGESIALVDSDLKLIARHPTVGEQFTIGRKIENPETVQWIASGEPTWSINMRSPIDGRERLFRMQRVGEYSMLVAVGIDLHELLTGWRQRAFILTLVMAVVALLGAWGARHYLNRLLLAYQLHERIIEREQARSEAQARGAQMDALVHSIQDLIFVFDVEGRFSYIHAAAPEQLLIDRHEALGKHYAQVLPGPLVAAFTAVFERVQQFHQVERFEYPLTLGTQPHHFHATVSPLVNSNGQFEGVLSVNRNITEAKRAEVELQIAAAAFQTHLGILITDARGSILKVNDTFTRITGYSEAEVVGQKPRIFSSGGHNAALYRRLWKHVIKTGNWEGEIWNQRKDGELFPEWLTVSAVYSAEGTLTHYVATMSDISERKAAEQEIHQLAFYDTLTGLANRRLFMDRMGAALKELQRHQRCGALLIIDIDNFKQVNDTLGHYAGDQLLQSVARRMGKMLRDTDTLARLGSDEFAVLIEGIDSGFAQTTQLAERIAHKLLATISEPMQLAEENIVVSGSVGIAVMASNGYSEDDYLQQVDMALFQAKNSSRHRVCFFDPSMQATLLAHVKLEADLRQTQVDQQWQLYYQPQVNQCGAITGVEALLRWQHPERGMVSPGEFIPLLESSGLINDVGEWVLEEACNQLARWARCPPLNELTISVNISPLQFRDEGFLNRVEGVFTRTQAPLYRLKLEVTESLFVEARDEARDKMLALKAQGVRFSLDDFGTGYSSLAYLAHLPLDQLKIDQAFVQQVLESKANAAIVESTIALAESLNLEVIAEGVENEAQQAWLLAHDCNAFQGYLFGRPATAKAIEQLILGN; this is translated from the coding sequence ATGTCCATCACTTCCACTGATGTAAATAATAAAGCTCTAAATGCAGTGAATAATTACCGCCAGCAGCGGCGAAATGTGATTGCGTTTTATGTGCTGGCGCTTGTCGTTACTACAGTGCTCTTTGGCTGGTTACTTCATGAACAGTATAAGCAAGAAATTGAGGCTGCAGAGTCGCGCATTACCGCTCGCGCTAACGTAGTCTCTGAGTGGGCAATGGGCGTATTTGCACAAAGTGGACAAGCGTTGTTTGGCCTCAGCGAATTATTAGCTATACAGGGCATGCCTGATAGCGGCCATGTCCAGGCGTTACAGCATTCGTTAGCAAACCTGACCCTATATGTGCCTATGGTTGACAATGTCTCCGTCTTTGGGCCAGAGGGGCATAGTTTGGCGAGTGGTCGCAGCAACCGCAGCGCTGGCTTGGATATCAGCGAGACGATTTTTTTTAATGCCTTGAAACAGGGCGAGCAGCAGGAGTTGATCACGCCGTTATATTGGTCTGCCAATGATCAGCGTCACTACCTATACCATGGGCGACGATTAGAGAGCCCGAGCGGCGATTTCACTGGCGTGGTGATCTCTAGTATTGCTCCTGAAGTCTTTGCGGAGTCACTTGAGCAGATGAGTGTTCATGACGGAGAGAGCATTGCACTGGTCGACTCCGACTTAAAATTGATTGCGCGACACCCTACTGTTGGTGAGCAATTTACCATTGGCAGGAAGATTGAGAACCCTGAGACGGTCCAGTGGATAGCGAGCGGTGAGCCGACTTGGTCCATCAATATGCGTTCGCCGATTGATGGACGTGAGCGGCTGTTTCGTATGCAGCGGGTTGGTGAATATTCCATGCTGGTGGCGGTCGGTATTGACCTTCACGAATTACTGACGGGTTGGCGACAGCGTGCCTTTATTTTGACACTTGTGATGGCGGTGGTTGCGCTGCTAGGCGCCTGGGGGGCGCGCCACTACCTCAACCGCCTTCTGCTGGCTTATCAGTTACACGAACGAATAATAGAACGCGAGCAAGCGCGCTCAGAAGCCCAGGCGCGTGGCGCACAAATGGATGCCCTGGTGCACTCGATCCAGGATTTAATTTTTGTGTTTGATGTTGAGGGGCGCTTTAGCTACATCCATGCGGCGGCTCCTGAGCAATTGCTCATTGATCGCCATGAAGCGCTAGGAAAACACTATGCCCAGGTGCTGCCTGGCCCATTAGTCGCTGCATTTACTGCCGTGTTTGAACGGGTGCAGCAGTTTCATCAAGTAGAACGATTTGAGTACCCTCTAACGTTAGGCACACAGCCCCATCACTTTCATGCCACGGTAAGCCCGCTAGTAAATAGCAATGGACAGTTTGAGGGGGTGCTATCGGTGAATCGTAATATTACCGAAGCAAAGCGAGCAGAGGTGGAACTGCAAATTGCTGCTGCAGCCTTCCAAACACACTTAGGGATTCTTATTACTGACGCACGGGGTTCAATTCTTAAGGTAAATGACACCTTCACCCGTATCACTGGCTATAGCGAAGCCGAGGTTGTGGGTCAAAAACCGCGTATATTCAGTTCTGGCGGGCATAATGCTGCGCTTTATCGCCGCCTGTGGAAGCACGTTATCAAAACAGGCAATTGGGAGGGGGAAATTTGGAATCAACGTAAGGATGGTGAGCTTTTCCCCGAGTGGTTAACCGTTAGCGCGGTTTATAGCGCAGAAGGCACGCTCACCCACTATGTGGCTACTATGAGCGATATCAGCGAGCGCAAAGCCGCTGAGCAAGAGATTCACCAACTGGCGTTTTATGACACTCTGACTGGGTTGGCGAACCGGCGCCTGTTTATGGATCGTATGGGGGCTGCACTCAAAGAGCTTCAACGTCATCAGCGGTGCGGTGCGCTGCTAATTATTGATATCGATAACTTTAAGCAAGTCAATGATACCCTCGGGCACTATGCGGGGGATCAGCTATTACAGAGCGTGGCACGGCGAATGGGGAAAATGCTTCGCGATACTGATACCTTAGCGCGGTTGGGTAGCGATGAATTTGCTGTGTTAATTGAGGGTATTGATAGTGGGTTTGCCCAAACCACTCAGCTAGCGGAGCGTATCGCACATAAATTGCTGGCAACCATTAGCGAACCCATGCAGCTGGCCGAGGAGAACATAGTGGTTTCGGGTAGCGTTGGGATTGCGGTTATGGCAAGTAATGGGTACAGCGAAGATGACTATCTTCAGCAAGTGGATATGGCGCTTTTTCAAGCTAAAAACAGCAGTCGCCATCGAGTGTGCTTTTTTGATCCCTCAATGCAGGCCACGCTGTTAGCCCATGTGAAGCTAGAAGCGGACTTGCGCCAGACGCAGGTCGACCAGCAGTGGCAACTTTATTACCAGCCGCAAGTGAACCAGTGTGGCGCTATAACCGGGGTAGAAGCGTTGCTGCGCTGGCAGCATCCCGAGCGAGGCATGGTTTCTCCAGGTGAGTTTATCCCGTTGCTGGAAAGCAGCGGCTTGATTAACGATGTGGGTGAATGGGTACTGGAAGAAGCTTGCAATCAGTTGGCCCGCTGGGCACGGTGCCCACCACTTAATGAATTGACCATCTCGGTCAACATTAGCCCACTACAGTTTCGTGATGAAGGCTTCTTAAATCGTGTAGAGGGTGTGTTTACGCGCACCCAGGCACCACTTTATCGCTTAAAGTTGGAAGTGACCGAGTCGCTGTTTGTCGAAGCAAGAGACGAGGCCCGGGATAAAATGCTTGCCTTAAAAGCACAGGGGGTGCGTTTTTCACTGGATGATTTTGGCACCGGTTACTCCTCACTAGCGTACTTGGCCCATTTGCCATTGGATCAGTTGAAAATCGATCAAGCCTTTGTTCAGCAGGTACTCGAAAGTAAAGCCAATGCGGCGATTGTCGAAAGTACGATTGCCCTGGCGGAGAGTCTCAACCTTGAGGTCATTGCTGAAGGTGTCGAGAATGAAGCGCAGCAGGCGTGGCTACTGGCACACGACTGCAACGCTTTTCAAGGTTATCTGTTTGGGCGCCCAGCCACTGCAAAGGCAATTGAGCAGCTGATTTTGGGGAATTAA
- the moeA gene encoding molybdopterin molybdotransferase MoeA has protein sequence MSLSCFELGERMLTVEAARDELMTLVEQPVAVEHVALNQAYGRWIAADITALINVPQNTNAAMDGVALAWPEAAPFQTYWPILGDAFAGQAFTGYVPAGQCVRITTGAPLPAGTDTVVMREQLVEHPDSVEINTPERVLRGQHVRQAGEDIAAGEVALTAGTRLDAACLGLIASLGYAEVAVFKRPKVAIFSTGNEVTPPGRTLPSAGIYDTNRFTLMGLLAEQGVEVIDLGILPDDQTTIQNALAEAAANSDLVITSGGVSVGHADFTRQALEQLGQLAFWRVALRPGRPMACGRLGQSHTPFIGLPGNPVAVMVTFSQFVVPLLQRLLGLTPTPPVRLTAIAETPLKSRFKRTDFLRGVYHCDPHGVLHVRTTGAQGSGILTSMVVANCLIELGDNQAGAQPGEAVTIQPLMGWQ, from the coding sequence ATGAGCCTGTCGTGCTTTGAACTTGGCGAACGAATGCTCACCGTTGAGGCTGCGCGGGATGAACTTATGACGCTGGTTGAGCAGCCTGTTGCAGTGGAGCATGTAGCGCTGAACCAGGCGTACGGCAGGTGGATCGCCGCCGACATCACGGCCCTCATCAATGTACCTCAAAATACCAACGCTGCAATGGACGGGGTAGCGCTTGCTTGGCCGGAGGCGGCGCCTTTTCAGACCTACTGGCCTATTCTTGGCGACGCCTTTGCAGGTCAGGCCTTTACCGGATATGTGCCCGCTGGCCAGTGTGTGCGCATCACTACCGGTGCACCGCTTCCAGCGGGCACCGATACCGTGGTTATGCGTGAACAATTAGTTGAGCATCCCGATAGCGTGGAGATTAATACACCAGAGCGGGTACTACGCGGCCAGCACGTTCGCCAAGCTGGGGAAGATATCGCTGCAGGAGAAGTAGCACTAACAGCAGGCACACGCCTAGATGCCGCCTGCCTAGGGCTTATTGCATCGCTGGGCTATGCCGAGGTTGCGGTCTTCAAGCGCCCTAAAGTGGCGATTTTCTCCACTGGCAATGAGGTCACTCCGCCTGGCAGAACGCTGCCCAGTGCTGGTATTTACGACACCAACCGGTTTACCTTGATGGGTCTGCTCGCTGAGCAAGGGGTCGAAGTAATAGATCTAGGTATTCTGCCTGATGACCAGACCACTATTCAGAATGCGCTAGCAGAGGCTGCCGCAAACAGCGACCTGGTAATTACCAGCGGCGGCGTTTCCGTTGGTCATGCCGACTTTACCAGGCAAGCATTAGAGCAGCTGGGGCAACTTGCCTTCTGGCGGGTGGCACTTCGCCCTGGGCGCCCAATGGCCTGTGGTAGGCTTGGCCAATCACACACGCCTTTTATTGGCCTCCCCGGCAACCCCGTGGCTGTCATGGTAACCTTTAGCCAGTTTGTCGTGCCGCTTCTACAGCGCCTGCTAGGGCTAACACCCACACCGCCAGTGCGCTTAACCGCCATCGCAGAAACGCCGTTAAAAAGCCGTTTCAAACGCACTGACTTTCTACGCGGTGTATACCACTGTGATCCACACGGGGTGCTTCACGTCCGTACGACTGGCGCCCAGGGCTCGGGTATTTTAACCTCTATGGTAGTGGCCAACTGCCTAATTGAGTTAGGTGATAATCAAGCAGGAGCTCAACCAGGCGAAGCAGTGACAATTCAACCACTAATGGGGTGGCAATGA